In Oncorhynchus kisutch isolate 150728-3 linkage group LG7, Okis_V2, whole genome shotgun sequence, one DNA window encodes the following:
- the lg7h8orf74 gene encoding uncharacterized protein C8orf74 homolog gives MASLTDAEMAEIAKLQREEGVQQLSGRFLWPEFSGDDVWQSAYQQFVYECAMFAADRGLAWSAVRAVAGMTRDLFPQLADLDPPRVLALISDWLTKCLPRLPPAHHKAVFHFLSDTCVTSQRLLQAVVGGTSHRSINQKHLEVHVPPTPLPLAQGDDECALERQRVCALLKVAKQQKRRELRRLREEEGPQGSEVRLDTLNDRRLDREEVADLVRSTVRATGELLMGRLLKESSLVHDLLELSLQHTALTTGENSIHPDLTHTHTP, from the exons ATGGCCTCCCTGACAGACGCAGAGATGGCGGAGATTGCCAAACTTCAG agagaggagggtgtacagCAGCTAAGCGGTCGCTTCTTGTGGCCTGAGTTCTCTGGGGACGATGTATGGCAGAGCGCCTATCAACAGTTTGTTTACGAGTGTGCCATGTTCGCCGCCGACCGCGGCCTGGCCTGGAGTGCTGTGAGAGCAGTGGCCGGGATGACGAGAGACCTGTTCCCTCAGCTAGCGG ATTTGGACCCGCCCAGAGTGCTAGCCCTAATTTCAGATTGGCTGACAAAGTGTTTGCCCCGCCTACCTCCTGCCCACCACAAAGCAGtcttccacttcctgtctgacacTTGTGTCACTAG TCAACGACTGCTACAAGCTGTGGTGGGCGGGACCAGTCACCGGTCAATCAATCAGAAACACCTGGAGGTTCATGTGCCCCCAACACCCCTCCCCCTGGCACAG GGTGATGATGAGTGTGCGTTGGAGCGCCAGCGTGTGTGTGCCCTGCTAAAGGTTGCTAAGCAACAGAAGAGGAGGGAACTTCGGAggctcagagaggaggaggggccacaggggtcagaggtcagattgGACACATTAAATGACCGCAGACTCGACAgagag GAGGTGGCAGACCTAGTGCGGTCTACTGTGAGGGCCACAGGAGAGCTGCTGATGGGGAGGCTGCTGAAGGAGAGTAGCCTGGTGCATGACCTACTGGAGCTCAGCCTGCAACACACAGCCCTTACCACCGGGGAGAACTCTATACACcctgacctcacacacacacacacaccctga